In Arachis hypogaea cultivar Tifrunner chromosome 7, arahy.Tifrunner.gnm2.J5K5, whole genome shotgun sequence, the genomic window tcgatgaggtattttatagatgtgatgcattgtaaacgatTGTGGTAAAAGACAATTGAAttggaacattagacgataagaacaacttagagtaacaacaattaataaattattaaaagaataatataatagaatgagtatatgaaaaatattataaaaaattataaagtgtaccttaaaaggatcaacttcaataaaaaatgaagaatacattcttattctatgaagtagtaaaaaaaaatactaaatataaaattatgaactgactctcaaatttagatgtATGTACGacagaaaaatactatttatagaccttagtaaaacaaaaataaataggtaaattaattactattaagGCAATTTGTTATGTATAATAATTACGCATTATAATTGATAactagtttaatagtgcattaaatattgatttgatataattataatgaagatatgttcttaaattagtataattatatattattcattaaatattaaatataatataataatataattataataaataatttaaaatagatgaaaaattttattcgttttggagggaGAATAGACTCACGAGAGAGAGACACGTCACCCTTATTAGCTGGGAGAAaaccagttttagtatattaagcaGATTTTGATCTTATAGACATCTCTATTAAATTTCATGCTATTTAAAAATCATTTGAATTGATATATTTGGAAATTAACTTGAAACTTGAAATAAACAAACGATAATGGACCATATTAGGGTTGCAATGACTAATGAGGTATTGATTTATGCGAGTGAGCAAGCTTATAAAAAGTAATACCCTCAAAATAAACGAATTAAAATCTAGACATGTAAAAGCAGTAGCAAATTTCTCTTACTCAGAATTCAGAAGGAATCAACAATGTTGCATGCAACAAGGTTTAGGGTTTCTGTTCGTCAAATCCCTAATTTTGTTCCACTATCCACTCTCCCTCCTTCCTGGACAAGCCTTCACTTTCATTCTGAGCCTCCATCCCTTGCTGAAGTTGACGATGCTGTTGATTCCTTTACTCGCATGCTCTCTATGCGTCGTACTCCTCCCATCATCCAATTTAACAAGATTTTGGGATCCCTTGCCAAGACGAAGCATTTCCACGCCGCCGTTTCCCTTTTTCAGCAATTGCAAGCCAAGGGAATCGCTCCCAACTTTTTTACTTTGAACATCTTAATCAATTGTTGTTGTGGCATGGGTCGTATGACGCTTGCTTTCTCTGTATTGGCCAAGATTTTCAGGATGGGTTTTCAGTCTGATACCATAACGTTGACAACAATCCTGAAAGGTCTCTGTCTCTGTGGTAATGTTGAAAAAGCACTGCACTTCCATGACATAGTGCGGGCTCATGGATTTCAGTTTGATCAAGTCACCTATGGGACCTTGGTTAATGGACTCTGTAAGGCCGGACACACAGCAGCTGCTATTCAAGTGTTGAGAAAGATCCCACAGTATGGGATTGTTCCTAATGTTGTCATGTACAGCGCAATTATTGATAGCCTCTGCAAGGATACACTtgtaagtgaggcttttcatttaTACTCTGAAATGCTTGCTATGGGAATTTCTCCCGATGTTATCACTTACAGGACTCTGATTTATGGGTTGTGCCTTGTGGGTCAATTTAAGGAAGCCATTGATATACTAAATCATATGATGCTCAAAAACATTACTCCAGGTGTTCGGACCTATAGTATTTTGATCGATGGGCTATGCAAGGAAGGAAAGATCAAAGATGCTAAGAACGTGTTGGCTGTGATGACAAAACATGGTGTGAAACCAAATGTGGTTACTTATAACAGCTTAATGGATGGGCATTGTTTGGTTAATCAAGTAAACAAGGCAAAATATGTATTCAACACAATGGCCCTAAGTAGTGTGTCTCCTGATGTTTGTAGTTACAATATCATGATTAATGGCTTGTGCAAAAGTAAAATGGTCAATGATGCCTTGAATCTCCTTGAAGAGATGCGTTGCAAGAACTTGGTTCCCGACATGTTTACTTACAATACTCTAATTGATGGCTTGGGAAAATCAGGGAGAATCCTTTGTGCTGTGGAGCTTCTTGAAAAGATGCATGATAGACGTCAACATGCTGATATATTTACTTACAGTTCCTTGTTGGATGGTTTGTTCAATATCAAACAACATGACAAGGCACTTATGTTATTCAATCAAATGAAAGAGAGTGGCATTGATCcagatatatatacatacagcGTACTTATAGATGGCCTGTGCAAAAGTGGAAGACTTCAAAATgcaaaagagatatttcaagatcTTTCCATTAAAGGCTATCGTCCAGATGTGAAGACATACACCATTATGATCAATGGGCTTTGCAAAGAGGGCCTGCTTCATGAAGCATTGGCTCTCTTGTCGAAAATGGAAGACAATGGTTGCTTACCGAATGCTGTGACTTATGAAATAATCATTCGTGCTCTGTTTGAAAAAGGTGAAAATGATAACGCGGAGAAA contains:
- the LOC112701729 gene encoding uncharacterized protein, whose translation is MLHATRFRVSVRQIPNFVPLSTLPPSWTSLHFHSEPPSLAEVDDAVDSFTRMLSMRRTPPIIQFNKILGSLAKTKHFHAAVSLFQQLQAKGIAPNFFTLNILINCCCGMGRMTLAFSVLAKIFRMGFQSDTITLTTILKGLCLCGNVEKALHFHDIVRAHGFQFDQVTYGTLVNGLCKAGHTAAAIQVLRKIPQYGIVPNVVMYSAIIDSLCKDTLVSEAFHLYSEMLAMGISPDVITYRTLIYGLCLVGQFKEAIDILNHMMLKNITPGVRTYSILIDGLCKEGKIKDAKNVLAVMTKHGVKPNVVTYNSLMDGHCLVNQVNKAKYVFNTMALSSVSPDVCSYNIMINGLCKSKMVNDALNLLEEMRCKNLVPDMFTYNTLIDGLGKSGRILCAVELLEKMHDRRQHADIFTYSSLLDGLFNIKQHDKALMLFNQMKESGIDPDIYTYSVLIDGLCKSGRLQNAKEIFQDLSIKGYRPDVKTYTIMINGLCKEGLLHEALALLSKMEDNGCLPNAVTYEIIIRALFEKGENDNAEKLLREMISRGLLQG